In a genomic window of Meriones unguiculatus strain TT.TT164.6M chromosome 8, Bangor_MerUng_6.1, whole genome shotgun sequence:
- the LOC132655748 gene encoding tubulin alpha-1A chain yields the protein MRECISIHVGQAGVQIGNACWELYCLEHGIQPDGQMPSDKTIGGGDDSFNTFFSETGAGKHVPRAVFVDLEPTVIDEVRTGTYRQLFHPEQLITGKEDAANNYARGHYTIGKEIIDLVLDRIRKLADQCTGLQGFLVFHSFGGGTGSGFTSLLMERLSVDYGKKSKLEFSIYPAPQVSTAVVEPYNSILTTHTTLEHSDCAFMVDNEAIYDICRRNLDIERPTYTNLNRLIGQIVSSITASLRFDGALNVDLTEFQTNLVPYPRIHFPLATYAPVISAEKAYHEQLSVAEITNACFEPANQMVKCDPRHGKYMACCLLYRGDVVPKDVNAAIATIKTKRTIQFVDWCPTGFKVGINYQPPTVVPGGDLAKVQRAVCMLSNTTAIAEAWARLDHKFDLMYAKRAFVHWYVGEGMEEGEFSEAREDMAALEKDYEEVGVDSVEGEGEEEGEEY from the exons ATG CGTGAGTGCATCTCCATCCACGTTGGCCAGGCTGGTGTCCAGATCGGCAATGCCTGCTGGGAGCTCTACTGCCTGGAACATGGCATCCAGCCTGACGGCCAGATGCCAAGCGACAAGACCATTGGGGGAGGGGACGACTCCTTCAACACCTTCTTCAGCGAGACGGGCGCTGGCAAGCACGTGCCCCGGGCGGTGTTCGTAGACCTGGAGCCCACGGTGATCG ATGAGGTTCGCACTGGTACCTACCGTCAGCTCTTCCACCCCGAGCAGCTCATCACGGGCAAGGAGGATGCTGCCAACAACTACGCCCGTGGCCACTACACCATCGGCAAGGAGATCATTGACCTTGTCCTGGACCGAATTCGCAAGCTG GCTGACCAGTGCACGGGTCTGCAGGGCTTCTTGGTTTTCCACAGCTTTGGTGGGGGCACTGGCTCTGGCTTCACCTCCCTGCTGATGGAGCGGCTCTCAGTCGATTATGGAAAGAAGTCCAAGCTGGAGTTCTCCATCTACCCCGCCCCCCAGGTGTCCACTGCTGTGGTTGAGCCCTACAATTCCATCCTCACCACCCACACCACCCTAGAGCACTCTGATTGTGCCTTCATGGTAGACAATGAGGCCATCTATGACATCTGTCGTAGAAACCTTGACATTGAGCGCCCAACCTACACTAACCTTAACAGGTTGATCGGTCAAATTGTGTCTTCCATCACGGCCTCCCTCAGATTTGATGGGGCCCTGAATGTTGACCTGacagagttccagaccaacctggtaCCCTACCCTCGCATCCACTTCCCTCTGGCCACATATGCCCCTGTCATCTCTGCTGAGAAAGCCTACCATGAGCAGCTTTCTGTAGCAGAGATCACCAATGCCTGCTTTGAGCCAGCCAACCAGATGGTGAAATGTGACCCTCGCCATGGTAAATACATGGCCTGCTGCCTGCTGTACCGTGGTGATGTGGTCCCCAAAGATGTCAATGCTGCCATTGCCACCATCAAGACCAAGCGTACCATCCAGTTTGTGGACTGGTGTCCCACTGGCTTCAAGGTTGGCATTAATTACCAGCCTCCCACTGTGGTGCCTGGTGGAGACCTGGCCAAGGTCCAGAGAGCTGTGTGTATGCTGAGCAACACCACAGCCATTGCTGAGGCCTGGGCTCGCCTGGATCACAAGTTTGATCTGATGTATGCCAAGCGTGCCTTTGTGCACTGGTATGTGGGTGAGGGCATGGAGGAGGGAGAGTTCTCTGAGGCCCGTGAGGACATGGCTGCCCTGGAGAAGGATTATGAGGAGGTTGGTGTGGATTCTGTGGAAGGAGAgggtgaggaagaaggagaggaatacTAA